In the Ferroacidibacillus organovorans genome, one interval contains:
- a CDS encoding AAA family ATPase, which yields MRPRSLSIRGLHSFREKQVIDFDALTEAGIFGIFGPTGSGKSTILDALTLALYGRVERAGASIQGIIHQMEKQMEVNFTFSVGRAREEMTYEVERLYQVQASGGVSLQSCRVFALETDVDGCVGKLPLAEGRAAVDAQVRQILGLSMHDFTRAVVLPQGKFAEFLQLKGKERNEMIERLFGLERFGRNLFELIKSHLVRESNTLSQHLAGLAELADATEDAVAGAQKERLAALATLEQCDAAYRKVSGDYENARAQWQLQTNYERACLHVKAHEERQTEIDELRAVVERSQRAELVWPFVEARITACQKRDEEAARFADANRKDQAARQLRDAENCALEEARRKRQADEPEGLMLLGALDVGRNKEKEREREAQRLFVLHKQRAHASREAEEVRAEALAQEEALQGTREREKACEWLAQSCYVTRERRAAVERSARAYERWSAAVAAFAQACKEHERGQAYAKQVETEYAETWRAQQALLAEDMALEERLIALQENFTQEAEERERGVWIAALRVNGEQLRDAEERYGEAAARVRAVKEHHARAVIAEELARRAFDAAREVHEALQDARKERTHTDRRALFAQAANELRTGEPCPVCGSLYHPHLAQEDVIDCDDDEQMLLSDLHCHELDARAAFEQTRDAHDQARLVLNTTEAEYQLVMSYEADCTQVWEASWRRLVSCFEAGGPSESLQAKVSQIFADGVPKRASEFFRGYETLVKTTERMRKEREQRESEWLDLRAVRETRQEALSQYATRLATLQERRATIFERLTEWAARQAEAKRECDDATEQWQAAALSSGVDGTLGEKEAALAVLRLRETLLDDEKRSEHARREAAELRAESEARQVSLDALRKKLAACETQLESVASECVSAEQHVERLGRELAELTGGISIAEKIDEVNALLTGLREQEEAAHRRFEEAGTFAKEAQRIREMVSVKLNLAEDEVCRASEGLAQALCEVGFRDETEVRQAKRTAHEREALETDIRVFEDERLRLRSIAAELASKMGQTRVSEQVWQEICTAREETERRFEAAKRLWIEKEKQERDTLLRHERYVELNALRKEAELRVQQLESLKTLLTGNRFVEYMAREQMKQVAAVATQRLSVLTRGRYGLELEGDGSFVMRDDHHGGLRRSVSTLSGGETFLTSLALALALSAQIQLRGHHPLSFFFLDEGFGTLDQERLDIVISALERLHMDELSIGLISHVPELRDRMARRLIVVPAEPAGRGTRVTLERA from the coding sequence GTGAGGCCACGCTCGCTTTCCATTCGCGGATTGCACAGCTTTCGCGAGAAGCAGGTAATCGACTTTGATGCGCTCACAGAGGCTGGCATCTTCGGGATTTTTGGGCCAACAGGAAGTGGTAAATCAACCATCCTCGACGCATTGACCCTTGCGCTCTACGGGAGGGTGGAGCGCGCAGGTGCGTCGATTCAGGGCATTATCCATCAGATGGAAAAACAGATGGAAGTGAACTTTACGTTTTCTGTCGGTCGCGCGCGTGAGGAAATGACTTATGAGGTCGAGCGACTCTATCAAGTGCAGGCCAGTGGCGGCGTTTCTCTTCAGTCGTGTCGAGTCTTTGCACTTGAGACGGATGTGGATGGCTGTGTCGGGAAACTGCCGCTGGCAGAAGGACGCGCGGCGGTTGACGCGCAGGTGCGGCAAATCCTTGGACTCTCCATGCATGATTTCACGCGGGCAGTCGTTCTTCCCCAAGGCAAGTTTGCAGAATTTCTGCAGTTAAAAGGCAAAGAGCGCAATGAGATGATCGAGCGACTGTTTGGGTTAGAACGCTTTGGCCGCAATCTTTTTGAATTGATCAAGTCTCATCTCGTGCGCGAGTCAAATACACTCTCACAGCATCTGGCGGGGCTTGCTGAACTTGCAGACGCGACGGAAGACGCAGTCGCAGGAGCTCAAAAGGAAAGGTTGGCCGCCCTTGCAACGCTTGAACAGTGCGACGCCGCGTATCGCAAGGTGAGCGGTGATTATGAAAACGCGCGCGCGCAGTGGCAGTTGCAGACAAATTATGAGCGCGCGTGCCTGCATGTCAAGGCGCATGAGGAGCGTCAGACAGAGATTGATGAGCTGCGCGCGGTTGTTGAAAGAAGTCAGCGTGCAGAACTGGTTTGGCCATTTGTTGAGGCGCGGATCACTGCCTGTCAGAAACGGGATGAGGAAGCGGCGCGCTTTGCCGATGCAAATCGGAAGGATCAGGCAGCACGTCAATTGCGGGATGCGGAGAACTGCGCTTTAGAGGAGGCGCGCCGAAAGCGACAGGCTGATGAACCTGAGGGTTTAATGCTGCTTGGTGCGCTTGATGTGGGACGCAACAAAGAGAAAGAGCGTGAGCGTGAAGCGCAGCGGCTCTTTGTGTTACATAAACAGCGCGCGCACGCCTCGCGGGAAGCGGAGGAGGTTCGCGCGGAGGCACTGGCGCAAGAGGAAGCGTTGCAGGGAACCCGGGAGCGCGAAAAAGCGTGCGAATGGCTGGCACAATCGTGCTACGTTACCCGTGAACGGCGCGCGGCAGTTGAGCGCTCTGCGCGCGCATATGAGCGATGGTCAGCGGCTGTCGCAGCGTTTGCGCAAGCCTGCAAGGAGCATGAGCGTGGACAGGCTTACGCAAAACAGGTGGAGACGGAGTATGCAGAAACGTGGCGCGCGCAGCAGGCGCTATTGGCGGAGGACATGGCGCTTGAAGAGCGGTTGATCGCACTTCAGGAGAATTTCACACAAGAGGCGGAGGAGCGCGAACGCGGGGTATGGATCGCTGCTTTGCGCGTGAATGGAGAGCAACTGCGAGACGCAGAGGAGCGGTATGGCGAGGCCGCTGCGCGTGTGCGGGCTGTGAAAGAGCACCACGCGCGTGCAGTGATCGCTGAGGAACTTGCCAGGCGCGCGTTTGACGCTGCAAGGGAAGTGCATGAGGCGTTGCAGGATGCACGTAAAGAGCGCACACATACAGACCGTCGAGCGCTCTTTGCGCAAGCGGCAAACGAATTGCGCACAGGAGAGCCGTGCCCGGTCTGCGGCTCGCTCTATCATCCCCACTTGGCGCAGGAGGATGTTATAGATTGCGATGATGACGAACAAATGCTTTTGTCTGACTTGCACTGCCATGAGCTGGACGCGCGCGCGGCATTTGAGCAGACGCGTGACGCGCACGATCAGGCGCGCCTGGTTTTGAATACAACAGAGGCTGAGTATCAACTTGTAATGTCTTACGAAGCGGACTGCACACAGGTGTGGGAAGCGTCGTGGCGGCGACTGGTCAGTTGCTTTGAGGCGGGCGGTCCAAGCGAGAGTCTTCAGGCAAAAGTATCGCAAATATTCGCAGATGGCGTTCCAAAGCGCGCTTCCGAGTTTTTTCGCGGTTATGAAACGCTTGTAAAAACGACTGAGCGTATGCGGAAGGAACGCGAGCAAAGGGAGAGTGAATGGCTTGATTTGCGCGCAGTGCGTGAAACGCGTCAGGAGGCGCTAAGCCAATACGCTACTCGTTTGGCGACACTGCAGGAGAGGCGAGCGACGATTTTTGAGCGCCTGACGGAGTGGGCTGCGCGACAGGCGGAAGCAAAACGTGAGTGCGACGATGCGACGGAGCAGTGGCAGGCGGCGGCGCTTTCCTCCGGTGTGGACGGGACGCTGGGAGAGAAAGAGGCGGCGCTTGCGGTTTTGCGGCTGCGCGAAACGCTTTTGGATGATGAAAAACGTTCTGAACATGCGCGGCGAGAAGCGGCGGAACTGCGCGCCGAAAGTGAGGCGAGGCAGGTTTCGCTTGATGCGCTGAGAAAGAAGCTCGCAGCATGTGAAACGCAGCTTGAGAGCGTGGCGAGTGAGTGTGTGAGCGCTGAGCAGCATGTGGAAAGGCTTGGGCGAGAGTTGGCGGAACTGACGGGCGGAATCTCCATTGCCGAGAAAATCGACGAAGTAAACGCGTTGCTCACGGGGCTGCGTGAACAAGAAGAGGCGGCACACCGTCGGTTTGAGGAGGCTGGCACTTTTGCAAAAGAGGCGCAGCGCATTCGTGAAATGGTCTCGGTCAAGCTGAACCTGGCAGAAGACGAAGTGTGTCGCGCGTCTGAGGGGTTGGCGCAAGCGCTTTGTGAAGTCGGATTTCGCGATGAGACGGAGGTGCGGCAGGCAAAACGAACAGCCCATGAGCGCGAGGCGTTAGAAACGGATATTCGGGTATTTGAAGATGAACGCTTGCGCCTGCGCTCGATTGCGGCTGAACTCGCTTCGAAGATGGGGCAAACGAGGGTGTCGGAACAGGTGTGGCAGGAGATCTGCACAGCGCGCGAAGAGACAGAAAGACGCTTTGAAGCTGCGAAGCGCCTGTGGATTGAAAAAGAGAAACAGGAACGCGACACGCTTTTGCGTCATGAACGGTATGTAGAGCTCAATGCGCTGAGAAAAGAAGCGGAGTTGCGCGTGCAACAGCTGGAGTCACTCAAGACGCTTTTAACAGGCAATCGGTTTGTCGAGTACATGGCGCGCGAACAGATGAAACAGGTTGCGGCGGTTGCGACGCAGCGTCTATCCGTGTTGACGCGCGGACGCTATGGGCTCGAACTTGAGGGGGACGGAAGCTTTGTGATGCGCGATGACCATCACGGAGGATTGCGGCGGTCTGTTTCTACGCTTTCGGGAGGTGAGACGTTTCTCACATCCCTTGCGCTCGCCCTTGCGCTTTCTGCGCAGATTCAATTGCGCGGTCACCATCCGCTTTCATTTTTCTTTCTCGATGAAGGGTTTGGCACGCTCGATCAGGAGCGGCTTGACATTGTCATCTCGGCGCTTGAGCGCCTGCATATGGATGAGCTGTCGATCGGTCTGATCAGTCACGTCCCCGAATTGCGTGATCGCATGGCGCGGCGCCTGATTGTGGTGCCGGCTGAACCGGCGGGCCGCGGAACGCGCGTGACGCTTGAGCGGGCGTAG
- a CDS encoding response regulator transcription factor, protein MRFLLIDDEENLVNALRAVLREKQYVCDVALDGEEGLDLARAGIYDLLIVDVMLPRLSGFELVRTLREDGDKTPILLLTARAAEDDRVTGLDCGADDYLVKPFGVNELMARIRALTRRVGDLRGTDHIAVGDYSLDLIQRRVAYRGDLLELTQREFQLMELFMRNAGRILAKDTLFDRVWGFDNDVDSNVVEAYVHILRKKLDAQRKRLAGENVGTTIQTVRGMGYLFKGM, encoded by the coding sequence ATGCGCTTTTTGCTCATCGATGATGAAGAGAATCTCGTAAACGCGTTGCGCGCCGTTTTGCGCGAAAAACAGTATGTTTGCGATGTGGCGCTGGATGGAGAAGAAGGACTTGACCTTGCGCGGGCAGGCATCTACGATTTATTGATCGTCGATGTCATGTTGCCGCGCCTTTCTGGTTTTGAACTGGTTAGGACACTTCGCGAGGATGGGGATAAGACGCCGATTTTGCTTTTGACGGCGCGTGCCGCAGAGGATGATCGCGTGACGGGGCTTGACTGCGGAGCGGATGATTATCTCGTCAAGCCATTCGGCGTAAATGAGCTCATGGCGCGCATTCGCGCGCTCACCCGTCGCGTCGGTGATCTTCGGGGGACGGATCACATCGCGGTGGGGGATTATTCGCTTGATCTCATTCAGCGCCGTGTGGCGTATCGGGGTGATCTGCTTGAATTGACGCAGCGCGAGTTTCAATTGATGGAACTTTTTATGCGAAATGCCGGACGCATTCTCGCCAAGGATACACTCTTTGACCGGGTGTGGGGATTTGACAATGACGTGGACAGCAACGTCGTGGAGGCGTATGTCCATATTTTGCGAAAGAAGCTCGACGCGCAGCGCAAGCGTTTGGCGGGGGAGAATGTGGGAACAACGATTCAAACCGTTCGCGGTATGGGTTATCTATTCAAGGGGATGTAA
- a CDS encoding sensor histidine kinase, with protein sequence MFQTIRIRLTAMLVLLYLILYLVSSTVIYALTSQLSIGNLDAILKETADPLAAQISATLDHGYFPEQFVSLTKTAAMYPKVTALVLRDATGGILASTNPKITKGFSFVARGSVSYTSQFNSITDSYFRVYTIRLTTLYHQTSGYLQIALDMNSIQAALSALRRVLFLVGAAGLFLASVSGFIMSRIFLRPAVRSFDQQQRFVADASHELRTPIATLQLHLEMIKARQDEPVSHRRPWIDGMEREVERLTRLTDHLLLLARADAKRVTAQPMKLNVLELVDEVWNASLLAASAKGLSLEMKPTLDEIYDAHLDGDDVAKAMSAYQIQADPERLEQVLTILLDNAIKYTACGSVRISIERERHGMIIAVSDTGIGIRKEQQPFVFDRFFRADQARSGSASGAGLGLSIAHEIVREHGGRLTMKSEHGVGTTFYVILPLTQRVKNRRKESLRQVIELNQRGRSL encoded by the coding sequence ATGTTTCAGACCATTCGCATTCGATTGACGGCGATGTTGGTCTTGCTTTACCTCATTTTGTACCTGGTGAGTTCCACTGTAATCTACGCGCTGACTTCTCAACTCTCGATCGGCAATCTTGACGCAATCTTAAAAGAAACAGCAGATCCGCTTGCCGCGCAGATCAGCGCGACACTCGATCACGGTTATTTTCCTGAACAGTTTGTCTCGCTGACAAAGACCGCGGCGATGTATCCAAAGGTTACCGCGCTTGTGCTTCGCGATGCGACTGGTGGCATCCTCGCTTCGACAAATCCTAAGATTACAAAAGGGTTTTCGTTTGTGGCTAGGGGTTCAGTCTCTTATACGTCTCAATTTAATTCGATAACGGACAGCTATTTTCGCGTTTATACGATTCGCTTGACAACACTTTATCATCAAACCTCAGGTTATTTGCAGATTGCGCTTGACATGAACTCGATTCAGGCAGCGCTCTCGGCGCTGCGGCGTGTTCTTTTTCTCGTCGGCGCGGCAGGACTTTTTCTGGCATCTGTGTCAGGATTTATCATGTCACGCATCTTTCTGCGCCCGGCAGTGCGCTCTTTTGATCAACAACAGCGCTTTGTCGCTGATGCGTCGCACGAGCTTAGGACGCCGATTGCGACACTTCAATTGCATTTAGAAATGATCAAGGCGCGTCAGGATGAGCCCGTGAGCCATAGAAGACCGTGGATCGATGGCATGGAGCGGGAGGTGGAACGTTTGACGCGACTGACCGATCACCTGTTGTTGCTCGCGCGCGCGGATGCCAAACGGGTGACGGCACAGCCGATGAAACTGAATGTGTTGGAACTGGTTGACGAAGTGTGGAATGCCTCCCTTCTCGCTGCAAGCGCCAAAGGGCTGTCTCTTGAGATGAAACCGACCCTTGACGAGATTTATGATGCCCATTTGGATGGAGATGACGTAGCGAAGGCGATGTCAGCGTATCAGATTCAGGCAGATCCGGAGCGTTTGGAGCAAGTGCTGACCATTCTGCTTGACAATGCGATCAAATATACGGCGTGCGGTTCTGTCCGCATTTCAATTGAGCGAGAGAGGCACGGAATGATCATCGCTGTCTCTGATACAGGCATTGGAATTCGCAAAGAACAACAGCCGTTTGTGTTTGACCGATTTTTTCGGGCGGATCAGGCCCGCTCTGGCAGTGCGTCTGGGGCAGGACTCGGGTTGTCGATCGCGCACGAAATCGTGCGGGAGCATGGCGGTCGGCTTACAATGAAAAGTGAACACGGTGTGGGCACGACGTTTTATGTCATATTGCCGCTGACACAGCGTGTGAAAAATAGGCGCAAAGAATCATTGCGGCAGGTGATCGAATTGAATCAGAGAGGAAGGAGTCTATGA